One window of Tepidanaerobacter acetatoxydans Re1 genomic DNA carries:
- a CDS encoding sensor histidine kinase encodes MFKQLRNRFLILNLIIISFIMLLAFSSIYLITYNNVQADIERELRRVSEFDRNSGINKSKPQSGFTDTLPPVDANRLQPPPDRSVSFLLVTDENGNIISFSSIFDVDIDFYETAKNFAVSANKDMGKFKLNDTYWAFLIKPHPAGYQIVFLDITSRQGILTNLIYTFLFVALIMLFIIFFVSKFFADRAIKPVQEAFEKQKQFIADASHELKTPLAIINTNADVLLANPQDYIKNQSKWLYYIKSEAERMTKLTNDLLYLAQMDYSDVKMIFTDFNLSQLVENAILTMEAVFFEHGISLEYEIEPNLIICGSCEQIQQAVTILLDNAVKYTNTKGKVIVSLKRQQSNVLLSVANTGEGIPQENISKVFDRFYRTDESRTRKSGGYGLGLAIAKTIIEQHGGKISVKSNPNENTIFYVKLPAVTTLI; translated from the coding sequence ATGTTTAAGCAGCTCAGAAACAGATTCCTCATTTTAAATTTAATCATTATTTCCTTTATAATGCTGCTTGCCTTTTCATCAATTTATTTAATAACTTATAATAATGTGCAAGCTGATATTGAACGGGAACTGCGTAGAGTATCAGAATTTGACAGAAATTCAGGGATAAATAAGAGCAAACCACAATCCGGATTTACAGATACTTTACCGCCCGTTGATGCTAATCGCTTGCAACCACCGCCGGACCGCTCGGTTTCGTTTTTACTGGTAACTGATGAAAATGGGAATATCATATCCTTTTCTTCAATCTTTGATGTAGATATAGACTTCTATGAAACTGCAAAAAATTTTGCTGTCTCAGCAAATAAAGATATGGGTAAATTTAAACTAAACGATACTTATTGGGCATTTCTAATAAAGCCGCACCCGGCCGGATACCAAATCGTATTTTTGGACATCACATCTCGGCAAGGCATCTTGACCAATCTCATATATACATTTCTTTTTGTGGCGCTTATTATGCTTTTTATTATTTTCTTTGTAAGCAAATTCTTTGCAGATAGAGCTATTAAGCCTGTCCAGGAAGCCTTTGAAAAGCAAAAACAATTTATAGCCGATGCGTCCCATGAGTTAAAGACACCACTTGCAATAATCAATACAAATGCAGATGTGCTTTTAGCAAATCCTCAAGACTATATAAAAAATCAGTCTAAGTGGCTTTATTATATTAAATCAGAAGCTGAGCGAATGACAAAACTTACAAATGACCTTTTATATCTTGCACAGATGGACTATTCGGATGTAAAAATGATTTTTACCGATTTTAACCTGAGCCAACTAGTTGAAAATGCTATTTTGACGATGGAAGCAGTATTTTTTGAACATGGCATTTCGCTAGAGTATGAGATTGAACCTAACTTGATAATATGTGGCAGTTGCGAACAGATTCAGCAAGCAGTTACAATCCTTTTGGACAATGCAGTAAAATATACTAATACTAAAGGGAAGGTTATAGTTTCCTTAAAAAGGCAGCAAAGCAATGTGCTCTTATCTGTAGCAAATACCGGCGAGGGAATCCCTCAAGAAAATATCAGCAAGGTATTTGACAGATTTTACCGCACAGATGAATCGCGGACAAGAAAAAGCGGAGGCTACGGGCTAGGTCTTGCTATTGCAAAAACTATCATCGAGCAACATGGAGGGAAAATCTCCGTTAAAAGTAATCCAAATGAAAATACGATATTTTATGTTAAACTACCTGCTGTTACTACATTGATTTAG
- a CDS encoding response regulator transcription factor encodes MRILIVEDELHLAEALTQILKKNNYTVDAVHDGESGLDNALSGIYDLIILDIMLPKMNGISILKHIRKQEIATPVILLTAKGEISDKVMGLDSGADDYLPKPFATEELLARIRALSRRKGDILPDSSLKYGDIELDALNLKLSKDSKDVKLTLKESELLEFLMLRKNIVTSKELIIEKLWGFDSEVEPNNVEVYISFLRKKLSFLNSKVSIVTVRGVGYILEGGN; translated from the coding sequence ATGAGAATATTAATCGTAGAAGATGAGCTTCATTTAGCGGAGGCTTTAACGCAGATATTAAAGAAAAACAATTATACCGTTGATGCGGTACATGATGGAGAATCTGGTCTTGATAATGCCTTAAGTGGCATTTATGATTTAATTATCCTGGATATAATGCTTCCAAAAATGAATGGCATTAGCATACTAAAGCATATTAGAAAACAGGAAATCGCAACGCCTGTGATACTTCTTACGGCAAAAGGAGAAATTTCTGATAAGGTTATGGGTTTGGACAGCGGTGCGGATGATTATTTGCCAAAACCTTTTGCAACAGAGGAGCTGTTGGCAAGGATAAGAGCTTTGTCAAGGCGAAAGGGGGATATATTGCCGGATTCTTCTTTAAAATATGGAGATATTGAATTAGATGCTTTAAATCTTAAATTGTCAAAGGATAGCAAAGATGTGAAACTTACCTTAAAAGAAAGTGAGCTATTAGAGTTTTTAATGTTGCGCAAAAACATCGTAACTTCTAAGGAATTGATTATCGAAAAGCTTTGGGGGTTTGATTCGGAAGTCGAACCAAATAATGTGGAAGTTTATATTTCGTTTTTGAGAAAGAAACTCTCATTTTTAAATTCTAAAGTCAGCATAGTTACCGTGCGCGGAGTAGGATACATTTTGGAAGGTGGAAATTAA
- a CDS encoding polyphosphate polymerase domain-containing protein — translation MAIETFNRYERKFLLNKSTAKSIQDKLLNYMEPDEYNRSSEFYTISNLYLDTADDYLIRKSICAPKYKEKLRIRAYGIPEEDELVYVEIKKKFCGLVNKRRTALSLNEAYDFINTGIKPEQKNYINYQVINEIAYMLKIYNAPRAKVYIAYDRKAFFCTDDRNLRITFDVNIRTRRYDLKLESGDYGENLLEDDKVLMEIKTLNAIPYWLSRLLSEYKVYSISFSKYGTEYKRMLLNNYKAKGGKNICSKQFSVQPRLIPQYL, via the coding sequence ATGGCAATTGAAACTTTCAACAGATATGAGCGCAAGTTTTTACTTAATAAATCAACAGCCAAAAGCATACAAGATAAACTTTTAAACTATATGGAACCAGATGAGTATAACAGAAGCTCTGAATTTTATACAATAAGCAATCTCTACCTTGATACTGCTGACGATTACTTAATCAGAAAATCTATTTGTGCACCTAAATATAAAGAAAAGCTTCGAATAAGGGCATATGGGATTCCTGAAGAAGATGAGCTGGTTTATGTTGAAATCAAGAAAAAGTTCTGTGGCTTAGTCAATAAAAGGCGCACAGCCCTAAGTCTTAACGAGGCTTATGATTTTATAAACACCGGCATAAAACCTGAACAAAAAAACTACATAAATTATCAGGTTATCAATGAGATAGCTTATATGTTAAAAATATACAATGCGCCTAGGGCAAAGGTTTACATTGCATATGACAGAAAAGCATTCTTTTGCACAGATGACAGAAACCTGAGAATAACCTTTGATGTAAACATAAGAACAAGAAGATACGACTTAAAGCTTGAAAGCGGCGATTATGGAGAAAATTTATTAGAAGATGATAAGGTGCTCATGGAAATTAAAACCTTAAATGCTATCCCCTATTGGCTATCAAGGTTGCTTTCTGAATACAAAGTCTATTCAATAAGTTTTTCTAAATATGGCACAGAATATAAAAGAATGCTGTTAAACAATTACAAAGCGAAAGGAGGTAAAAATATATGTTCCAAACAATTTTCGGTGCAGCCGCGGCTGATACCTCAATATCTTTAG
- a CDS encoding DUF4956 domain-containing protein, with the protein MFQTIFGAAAADTSISLGNTLLTIAISFILGMVISLTYMKTSNKNNYSQNFSLTLVLVPTLIAIIILLIGSNVARAFSLAGAFSIIRFRSAPGDPKDISYVLFALAAGLACGVGFYQYAALFTAVLCLLMIMLSLFNFGAKNTGQKLLKITIPEDLDYEGAFDEVFDTFTVDHTLAKVKTTGLGSLYELVYTVTMNKDINQKEFLDALRCRNGNLNITLSMCADSTEY; encoded by the coding sequence ATGTTCCAAACAATTTTCGGTGCAGCCGCGGCTGATACCTCAATATCTTTAGGAAATACTTTATTGACAATTGCTATTTCTTTTATCCTGGGTATGGTTATTAGTTTAACTTATATGAAGACCAGTAATAAAAACAATTACTCGCAGAATTTTTCTCTTACACTGGTTCTCGTTCCCACTTTGATTGCAATTATTATCCTTTTAATAGGAAGTAATGTTGCAAGGGCATTTAGTTTAGCAGGTGCATTTTCAATCATACGATTTAGAAGTGCTCCCGGAGATCCAAAAGACATTTCCTATGTACTGTTTGCACTGGCTGCAGGTCTTGCGTGCGGTGTAGGGTTTTACCAGTATGCGGCATTGTTCACCGCAGTTCTTTGCCTGCTAATGATAATGCTTAGCCTGTTTAATTTTGGAGCTAAAAATACAGGTCAGAAATTGCTTAAAATAACAATTCCCGAGGATTTGGATTATGAAGGGGCATTTGATGAAGTCTTTGATACTTTTACCGTCGATCATACCCTTGCTAAAGTAAAAACGACTGGTTTAGGAAGTCTTTACGAACTGGTTTATACGGTAACTATGAATAAGGATATTAATCAAAAAGAGTTTCTGGACGCACTTCGCTGCAGAAACGGCAATTTGAACATTACACTGTCAATGTGTGCAGATTCGACAGAATACTAG
- a CDS encoding CotH kinase family protein, producing the protein MENGKIAKKYIAIALATILTLGSIAVFYMHGNSPIAAEKENETETEKITSGNEMAYEELFERDRINDIYIEISEADWESMLADPLAEEYKSATIKIGDMTLENVGFRTKGNLTLKSVASSDSDRYSFRVKLDKYEKGQNLLGLDEFVLNNMYSDPSYMREYLSYEALREIGADAPLASYANVYINGELFGFYLMVEAIDDSFLERNFGGADGNLYKQEQGSTLQYVEGNNYEKSELKVGSDESKTDLKNFIQILNEMPEGEKGDIESVLDVDSALKYIAVNTVLGNYDSYNGNLAQNYYLYGQNGKFTVIPWDYNMSIGGFGGGNNQITIPIDEPVLGVNMESLPLINNLLAVEEYKERYHGYIQELLNYLENFEERVTQLASIIRPYVEADPTKFCTMEQFEASITYSEESTDSTANTAPQDVDNQQENSMPPQQIQPQDEQQFQKPQGMPENLENGERPEPPQGGMGGGARSGPGAGGRGMMASSTSILNFVRDRVKNIKQQLSGQLPTTGNTTMNGNMQRGNQFNKMNKPQ; encoded by the coding sequence ATGGAAAATGGTAAAATAGCAAAAAAATATATAGCCATTGCGCTCGCGACAATACTTACATTAGGGTCAATTGCTGTATTCTATATGCATGGCAATTCACCCATAGCAGCAGAAAAAGAAAACGAAACTGAAACCGAAAAAATAACTTCAGGAAATGAAATGGCTTATGAGGAATTGTTTGAAAGGGATCGCATAAACGACATCTACATTGAAATTTCAGAAGCGGATTGGGAAAGCATGCTCGCAGACCCGCTTGCAGAGGAATATAAGAGTGCAACGATTAAGATAGGTGATATGACTTTAGAAAATGTGGGATTTAGAACAAAGGGAAATCTTACTCTGAAATCTGTTGCCAGCAGTGATTCAGACCGATACAGTTTTAGAGTTAAGCTGGACAAGTATGAAAAAGGGCAAAACCTTCTTGGCCTTGATGAGTTCGTGCTAAATAACATGTACTCAGATCCCTCATATATGAGGGAATATTTAAGCTATGAAGCTCTTAGAGAAATCGGTGCAGATGCACCCCTTGCAAGTTATGCAAATGTGTATATTAATGGAGAATTATTTGGATTCTATCTCATGGTTGAAGCTATAGACGACAGCTTTTTAGAGCGCAACTTTGGCGGTGCCGACGGCAATCTGTATAAGCAGGAACAGGGCAGCACCCTTCAATATGTAGAGGGGAACAACTATGAAAAAAGTGAGCTAAAAGTTGGCAGTGACGAATCAAAAACCGACCTTAAAAACTTTATACAGATTCTAAATGAAATGCCCGAGGGAGAAAAGGGTGATATTGAAAGTGTGCTTGATGTTGACAGTGCATTAAAATATATCGCAGTAAATACGGTTTTAGGCAATTACGACAGCTACAACGGAAATCTGGCGCAAAACTATTATCTATATGGACAAAATGGCAAATTTACTGTAATTCCCTGGGACTATAACATGTCTATCGGCGGATTTGGCGGAGGTAATAATCAGATAACAATTCCTATTGATGAGCCTGTATTAGGTGTGAATATGGAAAGTCTTCCACTTATTAACAACCTGCTAGCAGTGGAGGAATATAAGGAAAGATATCACGGTTACATCCAGGAACTGCTGAATTATCTGGAAAACTTTGAGGAAAGGGTTACACAGTTAGCATCTATTATAAGGCCATATGTAGAAGCGGATCCTACTAAATTCTGTACAATGGAACAGTTTGAGGCAAGTATTACTTATTCTGAAGAGTCAACGGATTCAACAGCAAATACTGCTCCTCAAGATGTAGACAATCAACAGGAAAACTCAATGCCTCCTCAGCAGATCCAACCCCAAGATGAGCAGCAGTTTCAAAAGCCTCAGGGCATGCCAGAAAATCTTGAAAACGGCGAAAGACCTGAGCCCCCTCAAGGCGGCATGGGTGGTGGCGCAAGGAGTGGGCCTGGTGCAGGTGGCAGGGGAATGATGGCTAGTTCAACTTCTATACTGAATTTTGTAAGAGACAGGGTTAAAAATATAAAGCAACAGTTATCGGGCCAGCTTCCCACAACGGGCAACACTACAATGAATGGCAATATGCAGCGAGGCAATCAATTTAATAAAATGAATAAACCTCAGTGA
- a CDS encoding EutP/PduV family microcompartment system protein, translating to MQKRVMFIGASGSGKTTLIKTLRGCGEAVKTQALTFEDGFIDIPGEYMDIRRLNHAVITTAMDADAIFVVQDSTSSKPTTPPGFAEMFNIPVYGIISKVDLPESNIQKAAEYLKMCGVKGQYYPVSVITGEGVKEIKNLIKSI from the coding sequence TTGCAGAAAAGAGTCATGTTTATTGGTGCTTCCGGGTCGGGTAAAACCACCCTTATAAAAACACTGAGGGGCTGCGGAGAAGCTGTAAAAACCCAAGCGCTTACTTTCGAAGATGGCTTTATAGATATTCCAGGGGAATATATGGACATAAGGCGCTTAAATCACGCAGTAATCACAACAGCAATGGATGCCGATGCAATATTTGTAGTCCAGGATTCTACAAGCTCTAAACCCACAACCCCTCCCGGCTTTGCTGAAATGTTCAATATCCCGGTGTACGGAATAATAAGCAAAGTAGACTTGCCGGAATCTAACATACAAAAAGCTGCGGAATATTTAAAAATGTGTGGGGTGAAGGGGCAATACTATCCTGTGTCAGTGATAACAGGAGAAGGAGTTAAAGAGATAAAAAATTTGATCAAAAGTATATAA
- the eutS gene encoding ethanolamine utilization microcompartment protein EutS: MDDHEAKQRIIQEYVPGKQITLAHLIASPDNSLYQKLGIEKAGAIGIMTITPSEGAIIAADIATKAAGVDIGFLDRFSGSLVITGDVASVEASLKQVTNVLKEVLEFSPAPITRS, from the coding sequence GTGGACGATCATGAAGCTAAACAGAGAATTATACAGGAATACGTTCCAGGCAAACAAATTACCTTAGCACATCTTATCGCCAGCCCTGACAATTCTCTTTATCAAAAATTAGGGATAGAAAAGGCAGGAGCAATAGGCATTATGACTATCACTCCAAGTGAGGGTGCTATTATTGCAGCCGATATAGCAACTAAAGCTGCTGGTGTGGATATAGGTTTTCTTGACAGATTCAGCGGTTCTTTAGTAATAACAGGGGATGTGGCATCGGTTGAGGCATCATTAAAGCAAGTCACAAATGTATTAAAGGAAGTTCTCGAGTTTTCTCCGGCTCCAATAACCCGTTCATGA
- a CDS encoding VOC family protein: protein MNSNYATGLQHVGIPTKRLGISVDFYKKLGFKVYFRSNNVVFMKLNALLIELYINSNTSRKAGTIDHISLNVKDIESAFSEFRSSGFKILDSEIKSLPFFENGVRFFTIEGPNGEKIEFNELIKK from the coding sequence ATGAATTCTAATTATGCCACTGGATTGCAGCATGTAGGAATTCCAACAAAGCGTCTGGGTATATCGGTTGACTTTTATAAAAAACTTGGTTTTAAAGTTTACTTTAGATCTAATAATGTAGTTTTTATGAAACTAAATGCTTTACTTATAGAATTATATATAAACAGTAATACTTCTAGAAAAGCCGGTACCATTGACCATATTTCATTAAATGTTAAAGATATTGAATCTGCATTTTCAGAATTCAGATCTTCAGGTTTTAAAATACTAGACTCAGAAATTAAAAGCCTTCCATTTTTTGAAAATGGGGTACGCTTCTTTACTATTGAAGGGCCTAATGGAGAGAAAATAGAATTTAACGAGTTAATAAAAAAATAA
- the deoC gene encoding deoxyribose-phosphate aldolase, translating to MNLTIDELANMIDYTLLKPDISNKDLFQLCQDAIKYNFKTVAINNAVILFCKKILKGSNVLCDAAVSFPLGQSTIETKVFETIDAIEKGAGEVDYVVNIVEIKNDNWAYIEEEMREIVEACNERGAISKVIFENCYLSDDEKKKLCEVALKVKPTFIKTSTGFGNGVATIEDVKLMKACVGDNIKIKAAGGIRDIQSVLKFIEAGASRIGTSSGVKIIEEYKKLKSKK from the coding sequence ATGAATTTAACAATTGACGAGTTAGCGAATATGATTGATTATACATTGTTAAAACCGGATATATCAAATAAAGATTTATTTCAACTTTGCCAAGATGCTATAAAATATAATTTTAAAACAGTTGCAATTAACAATGCGGTGATTCTATTTTGCAAAAAAATACTAAAAGGAAGTAATGTTCTTTGTGATGCGGCGGTTTCGTTTCCCCTTGGGCAATCAACCATCGAGACAAAAGTATTTGAAACAATAGATGCAATTGAAAAAGGTGCAGGAGAGGTGGATTACGTTGTAAATATTGTAGAAATTAAAAACGATAATTGGGCTTATATCGAAGAAGAAATGCGAGAAATTGTAGAAGCCTGCAATGAGAGAGGAGCTATTTCAAAAGTAATATTCGAAAATTGCTATTTGAGCGATGATGAGAAAAAGAAATTATGCGAAGTTGCTCTAAAGGTAAAACCAACATTTATAAAAACGTCTACAGGTTTTGGCAATGGTGTGGCAACAATCGAAGATGTCAAGCTGATGAAAGCATGCGTCGGTGATAATATTAAAATTAAGGCTGCCGGAGGCATAAGAGATATCCAATCTGTCCTAAAGTTTATAGAAGCTGGAGCAAGTAGGATTGGCACCAGCAGCGGTGTGAAAATTATTGAAGAGTATAAAAAATTAAAATCAAAAAAATGA
- the xylB gene encoding xylulokinase, with amino-acid sequence MNKYLLAHDLGTSGDKATLFTADGTLINSCTYEYETKFFNGNWAEQNPLDWWKAFCETNKHLLEGVDKRKVSAVAFSGQMMGCVCVDSNGRPLRNAIIWADQRSTKEEETIRNKIDESRFYKITGHRISASYSIEKLMWVRNNEPDVFKQTCKVLLPKDYIIYKLTGEFVTDYSDASGTNAFDIVKCKWSDEIMEAAGIDKCLFPAAYPSTNIVGEISKNIAGECGLASGTKVIIGGGDGVCASVGAASVVENAAYNYLGSSSWISFTSKEPVFDNELRTFNWVHMVPGYYSPTGTMQAAANSYNFVKKILFDGLSILEKNKISIYELMDKEINSSKVGANGLVFLPYLLGERSPRWNPKARGAFIGLKMEHTKGDLLRATVEGILMNLAIILQVFKKESDISDINVIGGLAQSDVILHLLSDIYGIKVHKLNYLEEATSIGAAVAAGVGSGELKDFNEVHKFIKIKEDIIPDLENHKKYERIKKVFDESYYALLDVYEQLNKI; translated from the coding sequence ATGAATAAATATTTATTAGCTCATGATTTGGGAACGTCAGGCGATAAAGCTACTCTTTTTACTGCGGATGGAACATTGATAAATAGTTGCACATATGAATACGAAACAAAATTTTTTAATGGCAACTGGGCTGAGCAAAATCCTTTAGATTGGTGGAAGGCATTTTGCGAAACTAATAAACATCTCTTGGAAGGAGTAGATAAAAGAAAAGTTTCGGCAGTAGCATTTAGCGGTCAGATGATGGGCTGCGTCTGTGTGGATTCTAATGGAAGGCCATTGAGGAACGCAATTATATGGGCTGACCAGCGAAGTACAAAAGAAGAAGAAACCATAAGAAACAAGATTGATGAAAGCAGGTTCTACAAAATAACGGGACATAGAATTAGTGCTTCATATAGCATAGAAAAGTTAATGTGGGTGCGCAACAACGAACCTGATGTTTTTAAGCAGACCTGCAAAGTTCTGTTACCTAAAGACTATATCATATATAAGCTTACGGGTGAATTCGTTACAGATTATTCGGATGCATCTGGAACTAATGCCTTTGATATCGTTAAATGTAAATGGTCAGATGAAATAATGGAAGCAGCAGGTATAGATAAATGTTTATTTCCGGCTGCATACCCTTCAACTAATATCGTAGGAGAAATATCTAAAAATATAGCAGGAGAATGTGGATTAGCTTCAGGCACTAAAGTTATAATTGGTGGAGGTGATGGGGTATGTGCATCTGTCGGAGCTGCATCTGTAGTGGAAAATGCCGCATATAACTATCTTGGTTCTTCTTCATGGATATCATTTACATCTAAGGAGCCGGTTTTTGATAACGAGCTTAGAACCTTTAACTGGGTTCATATGGTTCCCGGCTATTATTCTCCAACAGGCACTATGCAGGCCGCAGCTAACTCTTATAATTTTGTTAAGAAGATTCTTTTCGACGGGTTATCGATATTAGAAAAGAATAAGATTAGCATTTACGAATTGATGGATAAAGAAATTAACAGTTCAAAAGTTGGCGCTAATGGCCTTGTATTTCTACCATATCTATTAGGAGAAAGAAGCCCAAGATGGAATCCTAAAGCAAGAGGTGCTTTTATAGGGCTTAAGATGGAACATACCAAAGGAGATTTGCTGCGTGCCACAGTTGAAGGAATTCTTATGAATCTTGCTATCATACTGCAAGTTTTCAAAAAAGAATCTGATATTAGCGATATAAATGTCATTGGGGGATTAGCACAAAGTGATGTTATACTCCATCTATTATCAGATATATATGGCATAAAGGTTCATAAGTTGAACTATCTTGAAGAGGCAACTTCTATCGGGGCAGCTGTTGCAGCTGGCGTGGGAAGCGGCGAATTAAAAGACTTCAATGAAGTACATAAATTTATTAAAATTAAGGAAGATATTATTCCTGATTTGGAAAATCACAAGAAGTATGAAAGAATTAAAAAAGTGTTTGATGAAAGTTATTATGCTCTGTTAGATGTTTATGAGCAATTAAATAAAATATAG
- a CDS encoding aldo/keto reductase, producing the protein MLYKKVEKIKEEIAVIGVGCWNFGGQWDNSDEENSIKIVHTAIDNGINLFDVAPVYGFGKAETVLGKALKGSKRSKVLIATKCGLIWNEKHETTNNLSKESILKEIDDSLRRLQTDYVDIYQLHWPDHNTPIEETVSVLEEIKKTGKIRYIGLSNFSQKDVKTFMSMIEINSQQALYNMLERNTNSYHNIPLEYKTEDEVLPTVRKYQQAFFPYSPLFQGLLTGKFKANGNFSEKDIRNENPKLRGELYKKYYEGVAALENFANKIERPLNEIALNWLRQKNEVTSIIAGASSIAQLEKNIRSTMWDLTEEELNEIEIIIEPYKYI; encoded by the coding sequence ATGTTATATAAAAAAGTTGAAAAAATTAAAGAAGAAATCGCTGTAATCGGAGTGGGTTGCTGGAATTTTGGAGGTCAATGGGATAATTCAGACGAAGAAAATTCTATAAAGATTGTCCATACAGCTATTGACAATGGAATTAACCTTTTTGATGTAGCTCCAGTATACGGTTTTGGTAAAGCAGAAACCGTGCTAGGGAAAGCTTTAAAAGGTAGCAAACGTAGCAAAGTTTTGATAGCTACAAAGTGTGGATTGATTTGGAATGAAAAGCATGAAACTACAAATAATCTAAGCAAAGAAAGCATATTAAAGGAAATAGATGACAGCTTGCGCAGGCTTCAAACAGATTATGTTGACATATATCAACTACACTGGCCTGATCATAATACACCAATTGAAGAAACAGTTAGTGTTTTAGAGGAAATCAAAAAAACCGGGAAGATTAGATATATTGGTTTATCCAATTTTTCACAAAAAGATGTAAAAACTTTTATGTCTATGATTGAAATAAATTCGCAACAGGCCTTATACAATATGCTGGAAAGAAATACCAATAGTTATCATAATATACCATTAGAATATAAAACAGAAGATGAGGTACTGCCAACAGTTAGAAAGTATCAGCAAGCTTTCTTTCCATATAGCCCATTATTCCAAGGCCTACTTACTGGCAAATTCAAGGCAAATGGCAACTTTTCCGAAAAAGACATTAGGAATGAGAACCCAAAATTAAGAGGAGAACTATACAAAAAATATTACGAAGGTGTTGCTGCTTTAGAGAATTTTGCAAACAAAATTGAAAGGCCATTAAATGAAATTGCGTTGAATTGGTTAAGACAGAAAAATGAAGTAACTTCCATTATTGCGGGTGCTTCCAGTATAGCTCAACTGGAAAAAAATATTCGTTCGACGATGTGGGATTTGACCGAAGAGGAACTAAATGAAATCGAAATAATTATAGAACCTTATAAATATATATAA
- a CDS encoding ABC transporter permease, giving the protein MSSVVKEKANMNKQNKDANKTKLFSKGMRTEIYLIILLTLLFLFFSVTSDVFLTVNNLKTLARQASIYGIIAIGMLVVIISAGIDLSVGSVTGLSGIVAALCMANGISIFASLIIALVSGLVIGLINGILIHNGKVPPFIATMGTMTVVRALIMLLTNASMISGQPEAFRKITQTEFLNIPFLFLVWVVVIIIAMFITTKTVFGRNVYAVGSNKEAARLSGINIKKTIYGVYIFSAFACSIAGILLTSRLGNGVPTAGDGYELDAIASAVVGGASLDGGTGSVIGTVLGSMIMATLRQGGVLLGVNSFVLEIIIGSLIVVAVLVDKVRHQYI; this is encoded by the coding sequence ATGAGCAGTGTAGTAAAAGAAAAAGCTAATATGAATAAGCAAAATAAAGATGCAAACAAGACGAAGCTGTTTAGCAAGGGGATGAGAACAGAAATCTATTTGATTATATTATTAACCTTGTTATTTCTATTTTTTTCAGTTACTTCAGATGTATTCTTGACAGTAAACAATTTAAAGACTCTTGCACGGCAAGCTTCAATTTATGGAATAATTGCGATAGGCATGCTGGTAGTTATTATTTCTGCAGGTATTGACCTATCGGTAGGCTCTGTTACTGGCCTATCAGGTATTGTGGCGGCTTTATGTATGGCAAATGGCATTTCAATTTTTGCTTCTTTAATTATTGCTTTAGTTTCAGGTCTTGTTATTGGTTTGATTAATGGCATATTGATACATAATGGAAAAGTCCCGCCTTTCATTGCGACTATGGGAACAATGACAGTAGTAAGAGCACTTATTATGTTGCTAACTAATGCAAGTATGATATCTGGTCAACCTGAGGCATTTAGGAAAATCACCCAGACTGAATTCTTAAATATACCGTTTTTGTTTTTAGTATGGGTTGTTGTGATAATCATTGCTATGTTTATTACAACAAAAACAGTTTTTGGGAGGAATGTTTATGCTGTAGGCAGTAATAAAGAAGCAGCCAGACTCAGCGGTATAAACATTAAAAAAACCATATATGGTGTTTATATATTTTCTGCGTTTGCTTGCAGTATAGCTGGAATTTTACTTACATCCAGACTTGGAAATGGTGTTCCTACGGCTGGAGATGGTTATGAACTTGATGCTATTGCTTCAGCAGTAGTTGGAGGGGCAAGTCTGGATGGAGGAACGGGCAGTGTAATTGGGACAGTTCTAGGTTCAATGATTATGGCGACACTCCGGCAAGGCGGTGTATTACTTGGAGTAAACTCCTTTGTTCTGGAAATTATAATTGGTTCATTAATTGTTGTGGCAGTTTTAGTAGATAAAGTAAGACATCAATACATATAA